Proteins encoded by one window of Bubalus bubalis isolate 160015118507 breed Murrah chromosome 4, NDDB_SH_1, whole genome shotgun sequence:
- the LOC102392192 gene encoding interleukin-2 receptor subunit beta, translating to MAAPALSCCLSLLILLLLLTIPQTSTAVNALSISSPGRNRSGGGTLEGHGCPTASPTRHIFTAYASNITCFYNSRANVSCVWSHDEGLRATTCCLHSRQPQREVLFPTKQWNHTCELQPVRPGSWACNLVLGHSPEAQKLTVVDVMKLTVMCSEGGKWRRMMTQAIKPFDYIRLVPPHSLQVVHIETHRCNITWTVSQVSHYIQNDVEFEARTRSEGHSWEDAQLLTLRQNQQWISLENLAPGMEYELQVRAKPRLGSHEVWSHWSQPLAFRTVPAETKKKIPPLPWLNHIFLGVGSFFGLVLLVYFLGSFRCIRLWLKNILKCHIPDPSEFFSQLSSEHGGDFQKWLSSPFPSSSFSRSGLDPEISPLEVLDRDAKATQLLLLQQDKGSSSSAETSGHSVTSCFTNQGYFFFHLPDALEIEACQVYFAYDPCTEELDEGGPRAPEGALLPPLPTPPGDDDAYCTFPPGEDLLLFSPSLLSGPGPPNTAQWGTGAGEERLVSSPQEGVPGDWTPQPLGPPALEAPDLVDLQSPPEHELGEAREKVPGPSPREGTSFPWASPPGQGQVRAPTVCLTLNTDAYLSLQELQDQDPAYLV from the exons ATGGCGGCTCCGGCTCTGTCCTGCTGTCTGTCCCTCCTCATCCTCCTCTTGCTGCTGACCATCCCTCAGACATCTACAGCAGTGAACG CACTGAGCATCTCCTCACCTGGTAGGAACAGGAGTGGCGGGGGAACCCTTGAAGGCCATGGGTGCCCTACAGCCAGTCCCACACGCCACATCTTCACGGCATATGCTTCCAACATCACATGCTTCTATAACTCGAGAGCCAACGTCTCCTGCGTCTGGAGCCATGATGAGGGCCTGCGGGCCACCACCTGCTGCTTGCACAGCCGTCAGCCTCAGAG AGAGGTGCTTTTTCCTACAAAACAGTGGAACCACACCTGTGAGCTGCAGCCAGTGAGGCCAGGATCCTGGGCATGCAACCTGGTCCTGGGACATTCTCCAGAA GCTCAGAAACTGACCGTAGTGGATGTCATGAAATTGACGGTGATGTGCTCTGAAGGCGGGAAGTGGAGGAGGATGATGACCCAGGCTATCAAGCCCTTTGATTACA TTCGTCTGGTTCCACCCCACTCACTCCAGGTCGTCCACATAGAGACCCATAGGTGCAACATAACCTGGACCGTCTCCCAGGTATCCCACTACATCCAAAACGATGTGGAGTTTGAGGCCCGGACTAGGTCTGAGGGCCATAGCTGGGAG GACGCCCAGCTACTGACCCTCAGGCAGAACCAGCAATGGATCTCCCTGGAGAATCTCGCTCCAGGCATGGAATATGAGCTTCAGGTGCGGGCCAAGCCCCGGCTAGGCAGCCATGAGGTTTGGAGCCACTGGAGCCAGCCCCTGGCCTTCAGGACGGTCCCTGCAG AAACCAAGAAGAAGATCCCACCTCTCCCTTGGTTGAACCACATCTTCTTGGGAGTTGGCAGTTTCTTTGGTCTTGTCCTCTTGGTTTACTTTCTGGGCAGCTTCCGGTGCATCAGGCTATG GCTGAAGAATATTCTCAAGTGTCACATCCCAGACCCCTCGGAGTTTTTTTCCCAACTGAGCTCTGAGCATGGAGGAGATTTCCAG AAGTGGCTCTCTTCACCCTTCCCCTCGTCCTCCTTCAGCCGCAGTGGCCTGGACCCCGAGATCTCCCCTCTGGAGGTGTTGGACAGGGacgccaaggccacacagctgctcCTGCTGCAGCAGGACAAGGGCTCATCGTCCTCAGCTGAGACCAGTGGCCACTCGGTGACCAGCTGCTTCACCAACCAAGGCTACTTCTTCTTCCACCTCCCAGATGCCCTGGAGATTGAGGCCTGCCAGGTGTACTTCGCTTACGACCCctgcacagaggagcttgatgaAGGTGGGCCCAGGGCCCCCGAGGGAGCTCTCCTTCCACCCCTGCCGACTCCACCAGGGGATGACGATGCCTACTGCACCTTCCCCCCCGGGGAAGACCTGTTACTCTTCTCTCCGAGTCTCCTCAGTGGCCCAGGTCCCCCGAACACTGCCCAGTGGGGCACTGGGGCTGGTGAAGAGAGGCTGGTCTCCAGCCCACAGGAGGGAGTCCCTGGAGACTGgaccccccagcccctggggccTCCTGCTCTGGAAGCCCCTGACCTGGTGGATCTGCAGTCACCCCCAGAGCATGAGCTGGGAGAAGCAAGAGAGAAGGTACCTGGCCCCAGTCCAAGGGAGGGGACCAGCTTCCCCTGGGCCAGCCCTCCCGGGCAAGGCCAAGTCAGGGCCCCCACTGTCTGCCTGACCCTGAACACTGATGCCTACTTATCCCTTCAAGAGCTCCAGGATCAGGACCCAGCTTACTTGGTATAG